One window of the Pan troglodytes isolate AG18354 chromosome 12, NHGRI_mPanTro3-v2.0_pri, whole genome shotgun sequence genome contains the following:
- the LOC129143243 gene encoding small ribosomal subunit protein uS2-like, translating into MSGAPDVLQMKEEDVLKFLAAGTHLGGTNLDFQMEQYIYKRKSDGIYIINLKRTWEKLLLAARAIVAIENPADVSVISSRNTGQRAVLKFAAATGATPIAGRFTPGTFTNQIQAAFREPRLLVVTDPRADHQPLTEASYVNLPTIALCNTDSPLHYVDIAIPCNNKGAHSVGLMWWMLAREVLRMRGTISREHPWEVMPDLYFYRDPEEIEKEEQAAAEKAVTKEEFQGEWTAPAPEFTATQPEVADWSEGVQVPSVPIQQFPTEDWSAQPATEDWSAAPTAQATEWVGATTDWS; encoded by the coding sequence ATGTCTGGAGCCCCTGATGTCCTGCAAATGAAGGAGGAGGATGTCCTTAAGTTCCTTGCAGCAGGAACCCACTTAGGTGGCACCAATCTTGACTTCCAGATGGAACAGTACatctataaaaggaaaagtgATGGCATCTATATCATAAATCTGAAGAGGACCTGGGAAAAGCTTCTGCTGGCAGCTCGTGCTATTGTTGCCATTGAAAACCCTGCTGATGTCAGTGTTATATCCTCCAGGAATACTGGCCAGAGGGCTGTGCTGAAGTTTGCTGCTGCCACTGGAGCCACTCCAATTGCTGGCCGCTTCACTCCTGGAACCTTCACTAACCAGATCCAGGCAGCCTTCCGGGAGCCACGGCTTCTTGTGGTTACTGACCCCAGGGCTGACCACCAGCCTCTCACGGAGGCATCTTATGTTAACCTACCTACCATTGCGCTGTGTAACACAGATTCTCCTCTGCACTATGTGGACATTGCCATCCCATGCAACAACAAGGGAGCTCACTCAGTGGGTTTGATGTGGTGGATGCTGGCTCGGGAGGTTCTGCGCATGCGTGGCACCATTTCCCGTGAACACCCATGGGAGGTCATGCCTGATCTGTACTTCTACAGAGATCCTGAAGagattgaaaaagaagagcaggcTGCTGCTGAGAAGGCAGTGACCAAGGAGGAATTTCAGGGTGAATGGACTGCTCCAGCTCCTGAGTTCACTGCTACTCAGCCTGAGGTTGCAGACTGGTCTGAAGGTGTACAGGTGCCCTCTGTGCCTATTCAGCAATTCCCTACTGAAGACTGGAGTGCTCAGCCTGCCACGGAagactggtctgcagctcccactgCTCAGGCCACTGAATGGGTAGGAGCAACCACTGACTGGTCTTAA